One region of Rhodophyticola sp. CCM32 genomic DNA includes:
- the ilvA gene encoding threonine ammonia-lyase IlvA, with translation MTDFAKNARSAAKAMRALFPPTPLQRNVHLSDRFGADIWLKREDLTPVRSYKIRGAFNAMGKALAAMPDQRRFVCASAGNHAQGVAFVCQHFGVEGVVFMPVTTPKQKIDKTRAFGGGAVTITLVGDFFDETLAAAQTYCLEHGAHFLSPFDDAHVIEGQASVALEVLDEMGSAPDHMILPVGGGGLSSGVIRYFDAVGAGTALTLVEPEGGPSLTAALAAGEPTSVPITDTFVDGAAVARIGEQPFDVLRHTDPAHVLLAPENRICVTIGEMLNVEGIVLEPAGALAIDVLESLSDVLRGKTVVCVTSGGNFDFERLPEVKERAMNWQGLKKYFILRLPQRPGALKDFLDLLGPEDNITRFEYLKKSSRNFGSVLIGIETTHADTFEGLFERVLARGFDFRDVTNDEILAGFLI, from the coding sequence ATGACTGATTTTGCCAAGAACGCCCGCAGCGCCGCAAAGGCCATGCGCGCCCTGTTTCCCCCTACGCCCTTGCAGCGCAATGTACATCTGTCCGACCGGTTCGGCGCCGATATCTGGCTGAAACGCGAGGACCTGACACCGGTCAGATCCTACAAGATCAGGGGGGCGTTCAACGCCATGGGCAAGGCCCTGGCGGCGATGCCTGATCAGCGGCGGTTCGTCTGTGCCAGCGCTGGCAACCATGCCCAGGGCGTGGCCTTTGTGTGCCAGCATTTCGGGGTTGAGGGCGTGGTGTTCATGCCGGTGACCACACCGAAACAGAAGATCGACAAGACCCGCGCTTTTGGGGGCGGGGCTGTTACGATTACGCTGGTTGGGGACTTCTTTGATGAAACACTGGCCGCCGCCCAGACCTATTGCCTTGAACATGGCGCGCATTTCCTGTCGCCTTTTGACGATGCCCATGTGATCGAGGGTCAGGCCTCGGTCGCGCTGGAGGTTCTTGATGAAATGGGCAGCGCCCCTGATCACATGATCCTGCCGGTGGGCGGCGGCGGATTGTCCTCTGGCGTGATCCGCTATTTTGATGCGGTCGGGGCAGGCACAGCCCTGACACTGGTTGAGCCAGAGGGCGGCCCCAGCCTGACCGCCGCGCTGGCGGCGGGAGAACCGACAAGTGTTCCTATCACCGATACTTTCGTGGATGGCGCGGCGGTGGCCCGGATCGGAGAGCAGCCCTTTGACGTGTTGCGCCATACCGACCCTGCGCATGTGTTGCTGGCCCCGGAAAACCGGATTTGCGTGACCATCGGCGAGATGCTGAATGTCGAGGGGATCGTGCTGGAACCTGCCGGTGCCCTGGCGATAGATGTGCTGGAAAGCTTAAGTGATGTGTTGCGCGGTAAAACCGTGGTCTGCGTCACCTCGGGCGGCAATTTCGATTTTGAACGTCTGCCCGAGGTCAAGGAACGGGCGATGAACTGGCAGGGATTGAAGAAATATTTCATCCTGCGTCTGCCGCAACGGCCCGGCGCGCTGAAAGATTTTCTGGATCTTCTGGGCCCCGAGGACAACATCACCCGGTTTGAGTATCTGAAAAAAAGCTCCCGCAATTTCGGGTCGGTCCTGATCGGTATTGAAACCACCCATGCGGACACATTCGAGGGTCTGTTTGAACGGGTTCTGGCGCGCGGTTTCGATTTCCGGGATGTCACCAATGATGAAATTCTGGCCGGCTTCCTGATCTGA
- a CDS encoding NADPH-dependent 2,4-dienoyl-CoA reductase: MAQARYPHLLAPLDLGFCTLKNRVLMGSMHTGLEETKDWPRVAEFYAERARGGVALIVTGGMAPNPEGGVFPGAAGLYSDQDIANHRVVTDAVHQAGGRIAMQILHAGRYAYSPDCVAPSAVKSPISPFPPKALDEAGIEKQIADIVTAAARAQAAGYDGVEIMGSEGYFLNQFLVTHTNKRDDRWGGSYENRMRLPVEVVRRVRAAVGPEFILIYRLSMIDLIPEGSSFDEVVQLAQAVEAAGATILNTGIGWHEARIPTIATSVPRRGFAWVTRKLMGRVGIPLITSNRINMPDVAEDVLAGGCADMISMARPFLADADFVAKAAAGRADEIAPCIACNQACLDHTFSGKLTTCLVNPRACHETVLRYEPVKATKRIAVVGAGAAGLSTAMVAAERGHQVILFDKADRVGGQLNMAKEIPGKEEFKGLTRWFETAIAKRDVDLRLGQTVSVEDLSGFDEVVVATGVLPRDPGIPGQDGPNVLSYVDVLAGKADVGPRVAIIGAGGIGFDVAEFLVHDGESPTEMPALWRKEWGVSDPETDRGGLAPGGPQPEPAARAVTLLQRKAEKPGKRLGKTTGWIHRAALKMKNVEMVTGVNYERIDAAGLHVSFGEAREAPALIEADTVVLCAGQVPERSLADLLEARGVAVHVIGGADVAAELDAKRAIDQGARLAAVL, encoded by the coding sequence ATGGCACAGGCGCGATATCCGCATTTGCTGGCCCCGCTGGATCTGGGGTTTTGTACCCTGAAGAACCGGGTGCTTATGGGCTCGATGCATACCGGTCTGGAAGAGACGAAGGACTGGCCGCGGGTGGCGGAGTTTTATGCCGAGCGGGCGCGCGGTGGCGTGGCGCTGATTGTCACCGGCGGGATGGCCCCGAACCCTGAGGGCGGTGTGTTTCCCGGCGCGGCGGGGCTGTATTCGGATCAGGATATTGCCAATCACCGGGTGGTGACCGATGCGGTGCATCAGGCCGGTGGCCGGATCGCGATGCAGATCCTGCATGCGGGGCGTTATGCCTACAGCCCGGATTGTGTGGCGCCGTCAGCGGTGAAATCCCCGATCTCGCCCTTTCCGCCGAAAGCGCTGGATGAGGCGGGCATCGAAAAGCAGATCGCCGATATCGTGACCGCCGCCGCCCGGGCGCAGGCGGCCGGGTATGATGGTGTCGAGATCATGGGGTCGGAAGGATATTTCCTGAACCAGTTTCTGGTGACCCATACCAATAAGCGCGATGACCGCTGGGGCGGTTCTTATGAGAACCGGATGCGCCTGCCGGTGGAGGTGGTGCGCCGGGTGCGGGCGGCCGTGGGGCCGGAGTTTATCCTGATCTACCGGTTGAGCATGATCGACCTGATCCCCGAAGGCTCAAGTTTCGACGAGGTGGTGCAACTGGCGCAGGCGGTGGAGGCGGCGGGTGCGACGATACTCAATACCGGGATCGGCTGGCATGAAGCGCGGATACCGACAATTGCAACCTCGGTGCCGCGTCGGGGGTTTGCCTGGGTGACCCGGAAGCTGATGGGCAGGGTCGGCATTCCGCTTATCACCTCGAACCGGATCAACATGCCCGATGTGGCCGAGGATGTGCTGGCCGGGGGTTGCGCCGATATGATCTCGATGGCGCGGCCTTTTCTGGCGGATGCGGATTTCGTGGCCAAGGCCGCAGCGGGCCGGGCGGATGAGATTGCCCCCTGCATCGCCTGCAATCAGGCCTGTCTTGATCACACGTTCAGCGGCAAGCTGACCACTTGTCTGGTGAACCCGCGTGCCTGCCATGAAACGGTGCTGCGCTATGAACCGGTGAAGGCGACCAAGCGGATCGCGGTGGTCGGCGCCGGGGCCGCCGGGCTGTCAACTGCGATGGTCGCTGCGGAGCGGGGCCATCAGGTGATTTTGTTCGATAAGGCGGATCGGGTCGGCGGGCAGCTGAACATGGCCAAAGAAATTCCCGGGAAAGAAGAATTCAAGGGTCTGACCCGCTGGTTCGAGACTGCTATTGCAAAGCGTGATGTCGATCTGCGGCTGGGGCAGACAGTTTCGGTTGAGGATCTGTCGGGTTTTGATGAGGTGGTGGTGGCCACCGGTGTCCTGCCGCGCGACCCGGGTATTCCGGGGCAGGACGGGCCCAATGTGTTGAGCTATGTGGATGTGCTGGCGGGCAAGGCAGATGTCGGTCCCCGCGTTGCGATTATCGGCGCGGGCGGCATCGGGTTCGATGTGGCGGAATTTCTGGTGCATGACGGGGAAAGCCCGACGGAGATGCCTGCGCTTTGGCGGAAGGAATGGGGGGTCAGCGACCCGGAAACAGACCGGGGCGGTCTGGCGCCCGGGGGTCCGCAACCGGAACCTGCTGCGCGCGCGGTCACCTTGTTACAGCGCAAGGCGGAGAAGCCGGGCAAGCGATTGGGCAAGACCACCGGCTGGATTCATCGCGCTGCGTTGAAGATGAAGAATGTCGAGATGGTGACCGGCGTGAATTATGAGCGCATTGATGCGGCTGGGCTGCATGTAAGCTTTGGCGAGGCGCGCGAAGCTCCGGCCCTGATTGAAGCGGATACGGTGGTGTTGTGCGCGGGGCAGGTGCCTGAAAGGTCGCTGGCCGATCTGCTGGAGGCCCGGGGCGTGGCGGTGCATGTGATCGGTGGCGCGGATGTGGCCGCAGAGCTGGATGCCAAACGCGCGATTGATCAGGGTGCGCGTCTGGCGGCAGTGCTTTAA
- a CDS encoding Hpt domain-containing protein, translating into MIDLNRLADLRSEIGEEGFTEVADLFVEEMRGAMDHLIRNPLAVTQDDLHFLRGSAANLGLTGFVTCCATAEQRICASKPVDIPALVKTYEASLAAIASILSDRPETI; encoded by the coding sequence ATGATCGACTTGAACAGGCTGGCCGATCTCCGTTCAGAAATCGGCGAGGAAGGCTTTACTGAGGTGGCAGACCTGTTTGTTGAAGAGATGCGCGGCGCGATGGATCATCTGATCCGCAACCCCTTGGCGGTTACTCAGGATGATCTGCATTTCCTGCGCGGCAGCGCGGCAAATCTTGGTCTGACCGGGTTCGTCACCTGTTGCGCCACAGCCGAACAGAGGATTTGTGCGAGCAAACCGGTCGATATTCCCGCGCTGGTCAAAACATATGAGGCCTCTCTGGCGGCGATTGCCAGTATTCTGTCCGACAGGCCCGAAACCATCTGA
- a CDS encoding SCP2 sterol-binding domain-containing protein, translated as MALEQMAAEIQTSLEGKSFDGSLKFDCGTDGVIVLSDGQVTTEDQDTDCTIAISTENLTKLLDGSLNPATGAMMGKLKISGDMGVAMKMGQLLG; from the coding sequence ATGGCGCTGGAACAGATGGCTGCAGAGATTCAGACAAGCCTTGAGGGCAAAAGCTTTGACGGGTCGTTGAAGTTCGATTGCGGCACCGACGGGGTGATTGTTCTGAGCGACGGTCAGGTCACGACCGAGGATCAGGACACCGACTGCACCATCGCGATCTCAACGGAAAACCTGACAAAACTGCTGGATGGCTCGCTTAACCCGGCAACCGGCGCGATGATGGGCAAGCTGAAAATCTCAGGCGATATGGGCGTGGCGATGAAGATGGGCCAGCTTCTGGGGTAA
- a CDS encoding DUF6478 family protein, which yields MLGQGFGFLERRSLARALRRWTEVSDHAKTMPAAELKAAQSQLAVMRHQLDRARQATTAALLASGTGADGIDRPHQCDWAYRPGPWVTPIVPSGAVSVPSPADLGGGVKLFHDAEKSELSYRQIRNARPGVSAPFGIVLDVYRFDGSFLSVVQDLPAEAVNGLTRGHFLKVSLQMAVESPLEIYARLNIQHGPNCEQVVRQFDVKGDSAVAEFDLAYTKINENRLEKMWLDLIFEGPQMNQVTIRDMTVSRAPRAEL from the coding sequence ATGCTGGGACAAGGGTTCGGTTTTCTGGAACGGCGCAGCCTGGCAAGGGCTCTGCGGCGCTGGACCGAGGTTTCGGATCACGCGAAAACCATGCCGGCGGCAGAGCTGAAGGCGGCCCAAAGCCAGTTGGCCGTGATGCGCCATCAGCTTGATCGCGCGCGGCAGGCCACAACTGCGGCCCTGCTGGCGTCTGGCACGGGCGCGGACGGAATTGACCGGCCGCATCAATGTGACTGGGCCTACCGGCCCGGGCCCTGGGTGACACCGATTGTGCCTTCGGGCGCGGTTTCGGTGCCGTCGCCCGCGGATCTGGGTGGCGGTGTGAAGCTGTTTCATGACGCGGAAAAATCAGAACTGTCCTATCGCCAGATCCGCAATGCCCGGCCCGGGGTTTCAGCGCCGTTCGGGATTGTTCTGGATGTGTACCGTTTTGACGGTTCTTTCCTGTCGGTGGTTCAGGACCTGCCCGCAGAGGCGGTCAACGGTCTTACCCGAGGGCATTTCCTGAAAGTCAGTTTGCAGATGGCGGTGGAAAGCCCGCTGGAGATTTATGCCCGGCTGAACATTCAGCACGGGCCCAATTGTGAACAGGTGGTGCGGCAATTCGATGTCAAAGGTGATAGTGCCGTGGCAGAGTTTGATCTGGCCTATACCAAGATCAATGAAAACCGGCTGGAAAAGATGTGGCTGGATCTGATTTTCGAGGGACCACAGATGAATCAGGTGACGATACGGGACATGACGGTCAGCCGTGCGCCCAGGGCAGAGTTGTGA
- the ilvD gene encoding dihydroxy-acid dehydratase yields the protein MLKGKTDKSKLPSRHVTEGPARAPHRSYFYAMGLSDEEIHQPFVGVATCWNEAAPCNIALNRQAQAVKLGVKHGNGTPREFTTITVTDGIAMGHEGMRSSLASRDAIADTVELTMRGHCYDALVGLAGCDKSLPGMMMAMVRLNTPSVFIYGGSILPGRLDGKDVTVQDVFEAVGQHQAGNLSDDALRTLERVACPSAGACGGQFTANTMACVSEAIGLALPNSSGAPAPYESRDQYGVASGQAVMKLVEQNIRARDIVTLKSLENAARVVACTGGSTNAGLHLPAIAHEAGLEFDLFDVCDIFKDTPYFVDLKPGGQYVAKDLYEVGGVPVVMKELRKAGLIHENCMTATGKTMGEELDLITREADGKVIYPVDAPLTATGGVVGLKGNLAPDGAIVKVAGIPSQLQIFEGPARVFECEEDAFEAVQKRDYKEGEVLVIRNEGPAGGPGMREMLATTSAISGQGMGKKVALITDGRFSGATRGFCVGHVGPEAAHGGPIGMLKDGDIITIDAIKGEISVALSEEELAARKAEWTGPRETIYATGALWKYAQLVGSARFGAVTHPGGNEEKHVYMDI from the coding sequence ATGCTGAAAGGCAAGACGGATAAATCGAAGCTGCCAAGCCGCCATGTGACCGAAGGGCCCGCGCGGGCACCGCACCGGTCGTATTTCTATGCGATGGGGTTGAGTGATGAGGAAATTCATCAACCGTTTGTGGGGGTTGCCACCTGCTGGAACGAGGCCGCACCCTGCAATATCGCGCTGAACCGGCAGGCGCAGGCGGTGAAGCTGGGTGTGAAACACGGCAATGGCACCCCGCGGGAGTTCACCACGATCACGGTGACCGACGGGATTGCCATGGGCCATGAGGGCATGCGCTCTTCGCTGGCGTCGCGGGATGCGATTGCCGACACGGTCGAGCTGACTATGCGCGGGCATTGTTATGATGCGCTTGTGGGTCTGGCGGGCTGCGACAAATCCCTGCCCGGCATGATGATGGCCATGGTGCGGCTGAACACGCCATCGGTTTTCATCTATGGCGGGTCCATTCTGCCCGGTCGGCTGGATGGCAAGGATGTGACCGTGCAGGATGTGTTCGAGGCTGTGGGTCAGCATCAGGCAGGCAATCTCAGCGATGATGCCCTGCGCACGTTGGAGCGGGTCGCCTGCCCCTCGGCAGGGGCCTGTGGCGGGCAGTTCACCGCGAACACCATGGCCTGCGTCAGCGAGGCTATCGGTCTGGCCCTGCCGAACAGTTCCGGCGCGCCCGCCCCGTATGAAAGCCGGGATCAATATGGCGTCGCCTCGGGCCAGGCGGTGATGAAACTGGTCGAACAGAACATCCGCGCCCGGGATATCGTGACCCTGAAAAGCCTTGAGAACGCAGCGCGGGTTGTGGCCTGCACCGGGGGGTCGACCAATGCGGGGCTGCATCTGCCCGCGATCGCCCATGAGGCGGGGCTTGAGTTCGATCTGTTCGATGTCTGCGACATCTTCAAGGACACGCCCTATTTCGTCGATCTGAAACCCGGCGGGCAATATGTGGCCAAAGACCTTTATGAGGTGGGCGGCGTGCCGGTGGTGATGAAGGAATTGCGCAAGGCCGGTCTGATCCACGAGAATTGCATGACCGCGACCGGCAAAACCATGGGCGAGGAGCTTGACCTGATCACCCGGGAGGCGGATGGCAAGGTGATCTACCCGGTTGATGCGCCGCTGACCGCCACCGGCGGTGTTGTGGGCCTCAAGGGCAATCTGGCGCCCGATGGGGCGATTGTGAAAGTGGCGGGCATCCCGTCGCAATTGCAGATTTTCGAAGGCCCGGCGCGGGTGTTCGAATGCGAGGAAGACGCGTTTGAAGCGGTGCAGAAGCGCGATTACAAAGAAGGCGAGGTTCTGGTGATCCGCAATGAAGGTCCGGCAGGCGGGCCCGGCATGCGCGAGATGCTGGCCACGACCAGCGCAATCTCGGGCCAGGGCATGGGCAAGAAAGTGGCCCTGATCACCGATGGCCGGTTTTCCGGTGCGACGCGCGGGTTCTGCGTGGGGCATGTGGGCCCCGAAGCGGCCCATGGCGGCCCGATCGGCATGCTGAAAGACGGGGACATCATCACCATTGACGCGATCAAGGGGGAGATCAGCGTGGCGCTGAGCGAGGAGGAGCTTGCCGCGCGGAAGGCTGAATGGACCGGCCCGCGCGAGACGATTTATGCCACCGGTGCGCTGTGGAAATACGCGCAACTGGTCGGCTCTGCCCGGTTCGGCGCGGTCACCCATCCCGGCGGCAATGAGGAGAAACATGTCTATATGGACATCTAA